Proteins co-encoded in one Prunus persica cultivar Lovell chromosome G6, Prunus_persica_NCBIv2, whole genome shotgun sequence genomic window:
- the LOC18775186 gene encoding telomere repeat-binding protein 5 isoform X2, with amino-acid sequence MVLQKRLDYGFNGYQVPATPRATRSARRRGAIRKRVDDNSMGAFDLLATIAGKLLLEGESSPASSHTSKDQCAGTKENCLDGDKPLKVEPCDQGSCDRRIPVSDHISQGPNQSSCSKESPVHQNESSVMTTSNCSERFASDMLVSGKCKNETGSFTSKIEAGSSGCREAGEFKLGGEVKTLIKDETNKSAKVLIGTGPDMCGLEDPVVWEGEPPALVSSDSSTKVPMYVDHIPQRSFPTSRDDVKVVSRDDDENSSGCTHPVTSIKYSRPAPSRIGDRRIRKILASKYWKVAPKLKDDIHSNSYRDQKPNYHNRKNCYKRQRSQMNIPFKKRKLFDRSAVLNIDEGISREGFFDSRGKGITGDASCSKMQGAAMKSSSLAGQHSSFQSRSSHVKLRIKSFRVPELFIEIPDTATVGSLKKTVMDAVTAVLGGGLCVGVLLQGKKVRDDNKTLLQTGISQDNQLDSLGFTLEPNSSQNPPPLCSGDSPCMLPCDVLQPLTRYPSGPTSEASPEPHTASLGNFIESDHDSAPSPTDMSAEKSTTDSKALVAVPDMSVEALAVVPGHRKSKRFDIGQRRIRRPFSVAEVEALVQAVEKLGTGRWRDVKLRAFDNAKHRTYVDLKDKWKTLVHTARISPQQRRGEPVPQELLDRVLTAHAYWSQQQAKQQLKQPETCLLV; translated from the exons ATGGTGTTGCAGAAGAGGTTGGACTACGGATTTAATGGCTATCAGGTGCCTGCCACTCCTCGAGCTACCAGATCAGCAAGG AGGAGAGGTGCAATTAGAAAGAGAGTTGATGACAATTCAATGGGCGCCTTTGACTTGTTGGCCACCATAGCTGGCAAGTTATTGCTCGAGGGAGAGAGTTCTCCGGCTTCCAGTCATACGTCAAAAGATCAGTGTGCAGGTACGAAGGAAAATTGTCTGGATGGTGACAAACCATTGAAAGTGGAACCTTGCGATCAAGGCAGCTGTGATAGGAGAATCCCTGTATCTGATCATATCTCACAAGGTCCGAATCAAAGTTCGTGCTCCAAGGAGTCTCCTGTTCATCAGAATGAAAGTTCTGTTATGACAACTTCCAATTGCTCGGAGAGGTTTGCTTCTGATATGTTGGTGAGTGGAAAATGCAAGAATGAGACGGGAAGTTTTACTAGCAAAATAGAAGCAGGCTCTTCTGGCTGCAGGGAGGCTGGTGAATTTAAGTTAGGGGGTGAAGTTAAAACATTAATAAAAGATGAGACCAATAAGAGTGCGAAGGTGCTAATTGGTACGGGGCCTGATATGTGCGGTTTAGAGGACCCAGTGGTCTGGGAAGGGGAACCTCCTGCACTAGTTAGTTCAGATAGTAGTACCAAGGTGCCTATGTATGTAGACCATATTCCTCAGAGATCTTTCCCCACTAGCCGGGATGATGTAAAAGTAGTTAGTAGAGATGATGACGAAAACTCCTCTGGGTGTACTCACCCTGTTACCTCAATAAAGTATTCAAGGCCAGCGCCATCGCGTATTGGAGACCGAAGAATAAGGAAAATATTGGCCTCGAAATATTGGAAAGTGGCTCCGAAGTTGAAGGATGATATACATTCTAATTCTT ATAGGGATCAGAAACCAAATTACCACAATAGGAAGAATTGTTACAAACGTCAAAGATCTCAAATGAATATTCCTTTTAAGAAGAGGAAGCTTTTCGACCGTAGTGCAGTTCTGAATATTGATGAAGGTATTAGTAGAGAGGGCTTCTTTGACTCGCGTGGTAAGGGAATCACTGGAGATGCTTCGTGTTCAAAGATGCAAGGAG CTGCTATGAAATCTTCTTCGCTAGCGGGTCAACACTCTTCATTCCAATCAAGGAGTTCTCACG TGAAGCTCAGGATCAAGTCTTTTAGGGTGCCCGAGCTATTCATAGAGATCCCGGACACTGCAACTGTTGGTTCATTGAAG AAGACGGTTATGGACGCAGTGACAGCAGTACTTGGAGGTGGATTATGCGTTGGTGTACTTCTTCAGGGAAAGAAAGTGAGAGACGACAATAAAACTTTACTGCAGACAGGAATTTCTCAAGATAACCAGCTAGATTCCTTGGGATTTACCTTGGAGCCTAACTCTTCCCAAAACCCTCCACCTTTATGTTCTGGGGATTCTCCCTGTATGCTTCCTTGCGATGTACTTCAGCCTTTAACAAG GTATCCATCCGGTCCTACCAGTGAAGCCTCACCTGAGCCTCATACGGCCAGTTTAGGGAACTTCATTGAAAGTGATCATGATTCAGCACCCTCTCCAACTGATATGTCTGCTGAGAAAAGCACAACAGATTCTAAAGCCCTGGTTGCTGTGCCAGATATGAGTGTAGAGGCACTAGCTGTGGTTCCTGGGCACAGGAAATCAAAGCGGTTTGATATTGGGCAGCGCCGAATCCGTCGACCATTCTCTGTTGCTGAAGTGGAAGCACTTGTCCAAGCGGTTGAGAAACTTGGCACTGGAAG GTGGCGTGATGTTAAGCTACGAGCTTTTGATAATGCTAAGCATCGAACATATGTGGATTTGAAG GATAAGTGGAAAACACTCGTACACACGGCAAGAATATCTCCTCAACAAAGGAGGGGAGAGCCTGTCCCCCAAGAGCTCTTGGACAGGGTCCTAACAGCCCATGCATACTGGTCCCAGCAGCAAGCCAAACAACAGCTCAAACAGCCCGAGACTTGCCTTCTCGTCTGA
- the LOC18775186 gene encoding telomere repeat-binding protein 5 isoform X1: MVLQKRLDYGFNGYQVPATPRATRSARRRGAIRKRVDDNSMGAFDLLATIAGKLLLEGESSPASSHTSKDQCAGTKENCLDGDKPLKVEPCDQGSCDRRIPVSDHISQGPNQSSCSKESPVHQNESSVMTTSNCSERFASDMLVSGKCKNETGSFTSKIEAGSSGCREAGEFKLGGEVKTLIKDETNKSAKVLIGTGPDMCGLEDPVVWEGEPPALVSSDSSTKVPMYVDHIPQRSFPTSRDDVKVVSRDDDENSSGCTHPVTSIKYSRPAPSRIGDRRIRKILASKYWKVAPKLKDDIHSNSCKWLPCTKRMYRDQKPNYHNRKNCYKRQRSQMNIPFKKRKLFDRSAVLNIDEGISREGFFDSRGKGITGDASCSKMQGAAMKSSSLAGQHSSFQSRSSHVKLRIKSFRVPELFIEIPDTATVGSLKKTVMDAVTAVLGGGLCVGVLLQGKKVRDDNKTLLQTGISQDNQLDSLGFTLEPNSSQNPPPLCSGDSPCMLPCDVLQPLTRYPSGPTSEASPEPHTASLGNFIESDHDSAPSPTDMSAEKSTTDSKALVAVPDMSVEALAVVPGHRKSKRFDIGQRRIRRPFSVAEVEALVQAVEKLGTGRWRDVKLRAFDNAKHRTYVDLKDKWKTLVHTARISPQQRRGEPVPQELLDRVLTAHAYWSQQQAKQQLKQPETCLLV; encoded by the exons ATGGTGTTGCAGAAGAGGTTGGACTACGGATTTAATGGCTATCAGGTGCCTGCCACTCCTCGAGCTACCAGATCAGCAAGG AGGAGAGGTGCAATTAGAAAGAGAGTTGATGACAATTCAATGGGCGCCTTTGACTTGTTGGCCACCATAGCTGGCAAGTTATTGCTCGAGGGAGAGAGTTCTCCGGCTTCCAGTCATACGTCAAAAGATCAGTGTGCAGGTACGAAGGAAAATTGTCTGGATGGTGACAAACCATTGAAAGTGGAACCTTGCGATCAAGGCAGCTGTGATAGGAGAATCCCTGTATCTGATCATATCTCACAAGGTCCGAATCAAAGTTCGTGCTCCAAGGAGTCTCCTGTTCATCAGAATGAAAGTTCTGTTATGACAACTTCCAATTGCTCGGAGAGGTTTGCTTCTGATATGTTGGTGAGTGGAAAATGCAAGAATGAGACGGGAAGTTTTACTAGCAAAATAGAAGCAGGCTCTTCTGGCTGCAGGGAGGCTGGTGAATTTAAGTTAGGGGGTGAAGTTAAAACATTAATAAAAGATGAGACCAATAAGAGTGCGAAGGTGCTAATTGGTACGGGGCCTGATATGTGCGGTTTAGAGGACCCAGTGGTCTGGGAAGGGGAACCTCCTGCACTAGTTAGTTCAGATAGTAGTACCAAGGTGCCTATGTATGTAGACCATATTCCTCAGAGATCTTTCCCCACTAGCCGGGATGATGTAAAAGTAGTTAGTAGAGATGATGACGAAAACTCCTCTGGGTGTACTCACCCTGTTACCTCAATAAAGTATTCAAGGCCAGCGCCATCGCGTATTGGAGACCGAAGAATAAGGAAAATATTGGCCTCGAAATATTGGAAAGTGGCTCCGAAGTTGAAGGATGATATACATTCTAATTCTTGTAAGTGGCTGCCTTGTACTAAAAGAATGT ATAGGGATCAGAAACCAAATTACCACAATAGGAAGAATTGTTACAAACGTCAAAGATCTCAAATGAATATTCCTTTTAAGAAGAGGAAGCTTTTCGACCGTAGTGCAGTTCTGAATATTGATGAAGGTATTAGTAGAGAGGGCTTCTTTGACTCGCGTGGTAAGGGAATCACTGGAGATGCTTCGTGTTCAAAGATGCAAGGAG CTGCTATGAAATCTTCTTCGCTAGCGGGTCAACACTCTTCATTCCAATCAAGGAGTTCTCACG TGAAGCTCAGGATCAAGTCTTTTAGGGTGCCCGAGCTATTCATAGAGATCCCGGACACTGCAACTGTTGGTTCATTGAAG AAGACGGTTATGGACGCAGTGACAGCAGTACTTGGAGGTGGATTATGCGTTGGTGTACTTCTTCAGGGAAAGAAAGTGAGAGACGACAATAAAACTTTACTGCAGACAGGAATTTCTCAAGATAACCAGCTAGATTCCTTGGGATTTACCTTGGAGCCTAACTCTTCCCAAAACCCTCCACCTTTATGTTCTGGGGATTCTCCCTGTATGCTTCCTTGCGATGTACTTCAGCCTTTAACAAG GTATCCATCCGGTCCTACCAGTGAAGCCTCACCTGAGCCTCATACGGCCAGTTTAGGGAACTTCATTGAAAGTGATCATGATTCAGCACCCTCTCCAACTGATATGTCTGCTGAGAAAAGCACAACAGATTCTAAAGCCCTGGTTGCTGTGCCAGATATGAGTGTAGAGGCACTAGCTGTGGTTCCTGGGCACAGGAAATCAAAGCGGTTTGATATTGGGCAGCGCCGAATCCGTCGACCATTCTCTGTTGCTGAAGTGGAAGCACTTGTCCAAGCGGTTGAGAAACTTGGCACTGGAAG GTGGCGTGATGTTAAGCTACGAGCTTTTGATAATGCTAAGCATCGAACATATGTGGATTTGAAG GATAAGTGGAAAACACTCGTACACACGGCAAGAATATCTCCTCAACAAAGGAGGGGAGAGCCTGTCCCCCAAGAGCTCTTGGACAGGGTCCTAACAGCCCATGCATACTGGTCCCAGCAGCAAGCCAAACAACAGCTCAAACAGCCCGAGACTTGCCTTCTCGTCTGA